The following is a genomic window from Armatimonadota bacterium.
CAATGCCCTGGCCGCCAACTTCACGAGCACCTTCACGACCGACTCCATCTCCCCGACGGTCGTCTCCTCGGTGCCCGCCATCAACGCCACGCTCGTCAACCCGGCGGCGCCCCTCAGCCTCACCTTCAGCGAGCCGATCGACCCCGCATCCGTGACCTACAGCACCACGATCAGCACCGGCTCGGTCTCCCTCGCCGCAGGGGCCGCCCAGGTATTCGGGTGCTTCTCGTTCAACCCGACGAGCACGGTGGTCACCTTCACCCCGCTCGCGCCTCTCACCGCGGCCACCGGACACTC
Proteins encoded in this region:
- a CDS encoding Ig-like domain-containing protein → NALAANFTSTFTTDSISPTVVSSVPAINATLVNPAAPLSLTFSEPIDPASVTYSTTISTGSVSLAAGAAQVFGCFSFNPTSTVVTFTPLAPLTAATGHSFSASAGVTDLGGLALTPYTAPFTTQ